One stretch of Tepidibacter hydrothermalis DNA includes these proteins:
- a CDS encoding metal ABC transporter solute-binding protein, Zn/Mn family has protein sequence MKSKVLIFFAVILSIFIISVNKSKTIQTSNEVLRQEDKIKVYTTIYPMYEFSKNIGKDKIDLRIMVPNSTKINQFKPNEEIIEDLNESDVLIYNGSEPWIDNIINSISNDKLIIVKACDGIKTIENEKRNFNMCLNPLNAVGQSNNIKNAFIKADNKNKKFYEKNYNLFKRELIKLDNLYSKEINKLSKKNILVSSNAFSYIANRYNLNQIDISDMSKQGDLDKFINDNEIKYIFSENKIDKNLEKISKKLNINILHLDSIDSLNNEIKSDYIEIMRDNLKKLKIGLKY, from the coding sequence ATGAAAAGTAAGGTATTGATTTTTTTTGCCGTTATTTTGTCTATATTTATAATATCGGTTAATAAAAGCAAAACAATACAGACATCAAATGAGGTTTTGAGGCAGGAGGATAAGATTAAAGTTTACACTACAATTTATCCCATGTATGAATTTTCAAAGAATATAGGGAAAGATAAAATTGATTTAAGAATAATGGTTCCAAATTCAACAAAAATAAATCAATTTAAACCAAATGAAGAAATTATAGAAGATTTAAATGAAAGTGATGTATTAATATACAATGGATCAGAACCGTGGATTGATAATATTATAAATTCTATTTCAAATGATAAATTAATAATTGTAAAAGCATGTGATGGCATAAAAACTATAGAAAATGAAAAAAGAAATTTTAATATGTGTTTAAATCCTTTAAATGCAGTAGGACAATCAAACAATATAAAAAATGCTTTTATAAAAGCGGATAATAAAAATAAAAAATTTTATGAGAAAAATTATAATTTATTTAAACGAGAATTAATAAAATTAGACAATTTATATTCAAAAGAGATAAATAAATTAAGCAAAAAAAATATATTAGTTTCAAGTAATGCTTTTTCTTATATTGCAAATAGATATAATCTAAATCAAATAGATATTTCGGATATGTCTAAACAAGGTGATTTAGATAAATTCATAAATGACAATGAAATTAAATATATATTTTCAGAGAATAAAATAGATAAAAATTTAGAAAAAATATCAAAAAAACTAAACATTAATATTTTACATTTGGATTCTATTGATAGTTTGAACAATGAAATAAAGTCTGACTATATTGAAATTATGAGAGATAACTTAAAAAAATTGAAGATAGGCTTGAAATATTAA